Proteins from a genomic interval of Oceanidesulfovibrio indonesiensis:
- a CDS encoding DUF4340 domain-containing protein — MRRLLILSAVAAAVWVLAVWLPGEEPERPGTGVSAPEQNASGERWIDFSDGAVDRVVIRNPAGDIELYKEAGEWFVNPPESGPVPARRGEAEALTAFLRGHPPMRRLDTAADDLRQYGLDNAERGISVFADGEAFTLVLGGLNPAADGIYAVAQGPSPADEHAEYSPAGEDVLLVDANYASRLAGGADRFFDLRALDMNREALASIRLEGLPDAREGSQLSSSWEIVFDQDNATRASFAWPGSLQGKDVSLMEADSYATRLLALEGTAFYEPDEANDVEQEPAFTIYVQRRGSQTPERLAFTIHRSADADPLDGDDATFVLEADRQTRPLVVAAEDMKGLMRTAFSMRERSITHFAAHAVYRIEAAYEQPGAGAKSATAVFLEGGWVLEGSGRELPEFGVPVWRMADLAYTAEPVEELPAGAKSSLEVRIFGEGLDEDGLALTWYEVPHGAGTLVAVGNDGGPYYPVGEIGRIIADEMIGQLFEEAVPAQSEDASAPADNASATSP, encoded by the coding sequence ATGCGCCGTTTGCTTATCCTTTCCGCCGTGGCCGCGGCCGTGTGGGTGCTCGCCGTGTGGTTGCCTGGCGAGGAGCCGGAGCGCCCCGGAACCGGTGTATCCGCTCCGGAGCAAAATGCGTCCGGCGAGCGGTGGATTGATTTTTCGGACGGCGCTGTGGATCGCGTGGTCATCCGGAACCCGGCCGGAGATATCGAGCTGTACAAGGAGGCCGGCGAGTGGTTCGTGAATCCGCCGGAGTCCGGCCCGGTGCCGGCCAGACGCGGGGAGGCCGAGGCGCTCACAGCGTTCCTGCGGGGCCACCCGCCAATGCGCCGCCTGGATACGGCTGCGGACGACCTAAGACAATATGGTCTGGACAATGCCGAGAGAGGTATTAGTGTCTTCGCCGACGGGGAGGCGTTCACCCTGGTGCTTGGCGGCCTGAATCCGGCGGCGGACGGGATTTACGCCGTAGCGCAGGGGCCGTCGCCTGCCGATGAGCACGCGGAGTATTCTCCGGCAGGAGAAGACGTGCTGCTTGTGGACGCGAACTATGCGAGCCGGCTGGCCGGCGGAGCGGACAGATTTTTCGACCTGCGCGCCCTGGACATGAACCGCGAAGCCCTGGCATCCATCCGCCTGGAGGGGCTTCCGGACGCTCGGGAAGGCTCGCAGCTGTCCTCGAGTTGGGAAATCGTCTTCGACCAGGACAACGCTACCCGGGCCTCGTTCGCGTGGCCCGGGTCGTTGCAGGGCAAGGACGTATCGCTTATGGAAGCGGACTCCTACGCCACGCGTCTGCTTGCGCTCGAAGGCACTGCCTTTTATGAGCCTGACGAAGCAAACGACGTTGAGCAGGAGCCGGCTTTCACGATATATGTGCAGCGTCGCGGCAGCCAAACGCCCGAACGTCTCGCGTTCACAATCCATCGGTCGGCGGACGCCGATCCATTGGACGGGGACGACGCGACATTCGTATTGGAGGCGGATAGGCAGACCAGGCCGCTCGTAGTCGCTGCCGAGGATATGAAGGGCCTGATGCGCACGGCGTTTTCCATGCGCGAACGGTCCATCACACATTTTGCGGCGCATGCGGTATACCGTATCGAAGCCGCGTACGAGCAGCCCGGCGCGGGTGCAAAGAGCGCCACAGCGGTGTTTCTGGAGGGCGGTTGGGTGCTCGAAGGCTCCGGCCGCGAGCTGCCGGAGTTCGGGGTGCCGGTCTGGCGTATGGCCGATCTGGCCTATACCGCCGAGCCGGTCGAGGAACTGCCGGCTGGCGCGAAATCGTCGCTTGAGGTGCGGATTTTCGGTGAAGGGCTCGATGAAGACGGGCTGGCGCTGACCTGGTATGAGGTTCCGCACGGCGCGGGTACGCTGGTGGCCGTGGGCAATGACGGCGGGCCATATTACCCGGTCGGCGAGATTGGACGAATCATCGCCGACGAAATGATCGGACAACTTTTTGAGGAAGCCGTGCCGGCGCAATCTGAAGACGCCTCCGCGCCGGCCGATAATGCTTCCGCAACATCACCATAA
- a CDS encoding ABC transporter ATP-binding protein: MLEVLNLSHTYGSTRILHDVSFVVAEGEILGLLGPNGAGKSTTMRILTGYLRPSAGRVSFGGRDIQKEPMALRSRLGYMPENVPLYPELTVEEHLSWTARLKGARDARRDTSEVLDRCGLFEARNKLVRHLSKGYRQRVGLALAILGPTRLLILDEPTAGLDPQQIREIRALIRELGREKTILLSTHILPEVELTCDRVLIINEGRILAEDTPGGLASAFGGKGGYILRLDAPESHADAVIAALSRPAWVKAVEHAPQQHGAGAYIVATDNTADHRADIVRAATEAGYGVLEFKPAGAGLEDAFVNLVHREAAAAVGEEQGHTSEEAAA; this comes from the coding sequence ATGCTCGAAGTCCTCAATCTTTCCCATACATACGGCTCCACGCGCATTCTGCACGATGTGAGCTTCGTCGTGGCAGAGGGCGAGATTCTGGGGTTGCTGGGCCCCAACGGCGCCGGCAAATCCACGACCATGCGCATCCTCACGGGCTATCTGCGACCCAGTGCGGGCCGGGTGTCGTTCGGCGGCAGGGACATACAGAAAGAGCCCATGGCACTGCGGTCCAGGCTGGGCTACATGCCGGAAAACGTGCCGCTGTATCCGGAACTCACCGTGGAGGAACACCTTTCGTGGACGGCCCGGCTCAAAGGCGCAAGGGACGCCAGGCGCGACACCTCGGAAGTGCTCGACCGCTGCGGCCTTTTTGAAGCGCGCAACAAGCTGGTGCGCCATCTTTCCAAGGGATACCGCCAGCGTGTCGGCCTGGCCCTGGCCATTCTGGGCCCCACCCGCCTGCTCATCCTGGACGAGCCCACGGCCGGGCTGGATCCGCAGCAGATCCGCGAGATCCGCGCGCTGATCCGCGAGTTGGGCCGGGAAAAGACAATCCTGCTGTCCACGCACATCCTGCCCGAGGTAGAACTGACCTGCGACCGGGTGCTCATCATTAATGAAGGCCGCATTCTGGCCGAGGACACCCCAGGCGGCCTGGCCAGCGCTTTCGGAGGCAAGGGCGGATACATCCTCCGGCTGGATGCGCCGGAATCCCACGCAGACGCCGTCATCGCCGCACTGTCTCGACCTGCATGGGTCAAGGCCGTGGAGCATGCGCCGCAACAGCACGGCGCCGGGGCGTATATTGTCGCCACGGACAACACCGCCGACCACCGCGCGGATATCGTGCGCGCCGCCACCGAGGCCGGGTACGGCGTGCTTGAATTCAAACCTGCCGGGGCCGGGTTGGAGGACGCTTTCGTGAACCTGGTGCACCGGGAAGCGGCCGCGGCGGTGGGCGAAGAGCAAGGCCACACATCAGAGGAGGCTGCGGCATGA
- the rpoZ gene encoding DNA-directed RNA polymerase subunit omega, producing the protein MARITVEDCQKQVDNRFLLVQMAIKRVQQYREGYEPLVASKNKEIVSSLREIADAKVLVVQENAGPEEAAA; encoded by the coding sequence ATGGCGCGTATTACTGTTGAAGATTGTCAAAAGCAGGTGGACAACCGCTTTCTGCTCGTGCAGATGGCCATCAAGCGTGTCCAGCAGTATCGGGAAGGGTACGAGCCGCTCGTAGCCTCGAAGAACAAGGAAATAGTCAGTTCGCTGCGCGAGATCGCCGACGCCAAGGTGCTCGTGGTTCAAGAGAACGCCGGCCCCGAAGAGGCCGCCGCGTAA
- the dnaJ gene encoding molecular chaperone DnaJ, translated as MTSKRDYYEVLGVSRGAAEDEIKRAYRKLAFENHPDRNPDDADAETRFKEAAEAYEVLRDPQKRQRYDQFGHAGVGNGGAGGFGGFNSNEDIFSAFGDIFSEFFGFAGGGRSRGPRPRAGMDLRYNLTISFREAARGVEQTITIPTDVPCEECDGTGAAPGSSPETCKQCGGAGQVHQSQGFFRIAVTCPVCRGEGVVITNPCSKCRGRGTNAEMRDLNVRIPAGVDDGSRLRLRGEGEPGEYGGPPGDLYVVIHVEDDKTFDRQGQDLIYQTSVSMVDAALGKKIEVPTLDDPVTMEVPRGTQSGEIFKLKGKGLPYLGSEHKGDLLVEVTVKTPTRLTRKQEDLLKEFKKLEKNKPINKVKNFFKKEDKAVGDEE; from the coding sequence ATGACTTCCAAACGAGACTACTACGAGGTGCTGGGCGTTTCCCGGGGTGCGGCCGAGGATGAGATCAAGCGGGCGTATCGAAAGCTCGCGTTCGAGAACCACCCGGACCGCAACCCGGACGACGCCGACGCCGAGACTCGGTTCAAGGAGGCTGCCGAAGCGTACGAGGTGCTCCGCGATCCGCAAAAACGCCAACGCTACGATCAGTTCGGCCACGCAGGCGTAGGCAATGGCGGCGCCGGCGGCTTTGGCGGGTTCAACTCCAACGAGGACATCTTCAGCGCCTTTGGCGACATCTTCAGCGAGTTCTTCGGTTTCGCCGGCGGTGGCCGCAGCCGTGGGCCGCGTCCCCGCGCCGGCATGGACCTGCGCTACAACCTCACTATCTCTTTCCGCGAGGCTGCCAGGGGTGTGGAACAGACAATCACCATACCCACGGATGTGCCATGCGAGGAATGCGACGGCACCGGCGCGGCGCCGGGTTCCAGCCCGGAGACCTGCAAGCAGTGCGGCGGCGCCGGCCAGGTGCACCAGTCCCAGGGCTTCTTCCGCATCGCCGTGACGTGCCCGGTCTGCCGCGGCGAGGGCGTGGTCATCACCAATCCCTGCTCCAAATGCAGGGGCCGCGGCACCAACGCCGAGATGCGCGACCTCAACGTGCGCATTCCGGCCGGGGTGGATGACGGCAGCCGCCTGCGCCTGCGTGGCGAGGGTGAGCCCGGCGAATACGGCGGTCCCCCCGGCGACCTTTACGTGGTCATCCATGTGGAGGACGACAAGACCTTCGACCGCCAGGGTCAGGATCTGATCTATCAGACTTCCGTGTCCATGGTGGATGCGGCGCTGGGCAAGAAGATCGAGGTGCCCACCCTGGACGATCCAGTGACCATGGAGGTCCCGCGCGGCACGCAGTCCGGCGAGATTTTCAAGCTCAAGGGCAAGGGGCTGCCGTACCTGGGCTCCGAGCATAAAGGCGACCTGCTCGTGGAAGTCACGGTGAAGACGCCGACCCGATTGACCAGGAAGCAGGAGGATCTTCTCAAGGAGTTCAAAAAGCTCGAGAAGAACAAGCCCATCAACAAGGTGAAGAACTTCTTCAAGAAAGAAGACAAGGCTGTGGGCGACGAGGAATAG
- a CDS encoding GldG family protein, with product MFKRLSMTILTGLIVIAVLVGVNVLAGKRDWRWDATSNKRYSLSETTKAALRSLSEPVHAVAFFRPTDGASQTGDLLELFAAQNRDFTYEIVDPDRTPFRARQLDVRQSGTVVVQADSRSEKIMFPDEERLLNAVVKATSRSESVVRVVTGHGEVDVQEPGSRNASMLRELLTNQGASVGPITLAIAESVPEDVDLLLILAPAQDYMDHELAVLDRYVDRGGRLFVALMPEESTNLETWLEERFGLVRNEGFVVDTLSQVMSGDAMTPLAQQYARMPITENFALMTLYPTSAALFAAEAEEADAEDLPQPRGLVFSGEQTWLETNIQGLIEGSAEFNEGEDIKGPFWLGAFYNDPPRPTTRQPAGGMAESTIADDAQHNATAGSELPTTRALFFADQDFLTDDFITIGGNKDLVRNSLNWLLEREGLISVDKPRPVATFLVMTPLQRALITYVPVLIVPGACLVLAIVVALRRRSGRAARGAKA from the coding sequence ATGTTCAAGCGACTCTCCATGACCATACTGACGGGACTCATCGTCATCGCCGTGCTGGTGGGCGTCAATGTGCTGGCCGGCAAGCGGGACTGGCGCTGGGACGCCACCTCGAACAAGCGCTATTCCCTGAGCGAGACTACCAAGGCGGCTTTGAGATCGCTCTCGGAACCGGTGCACGCCGTGGCGTTCTTCCGGCCCACGGATGGAGCGAGCCAGACAGGGGACCTGCTCGAACTCTTCGCCGCGCAGAATAGGGATTTCACCTACGAGATAGTGGACCCGGACCGTACGCCCTTCCGCGCCAGACAGCTGGACGTGCGCCAGTCCGGCACCGTGGTCGTGCAGGCGGACAGCCGCTCCGAAAAAATCATGTTCCCGGACGAGGAGCGGCTTCTGAACGCCGTGGTCAAGGCGACCTCTCGCAGCGAAAGCGTCGTGCGCGTGGTGACCGGCCACGGGGAGGTGGACGTGCAGGAGCCGGGAAGCCGCAACGCGTCCATGCTCAGGGAGCTCCTCACGAACCAGGGCGCGAGCGTGGGGCCGATCACCCTGGCGATTGCCGAGTCCGTGCCCGAGGACGTGGACCTGCTGCTCATACTGGCTCCGGCGCAGGATTATATGGACCATGAGCTGGCAGTGCTGGACAGGTACGTCGATCGCGGCGGTCGGCTCTTCGTGGCGCTTATGCCCGAGGAGTCCACAAACCTGGAGACATGGCTCGAAGAGCGGTTCGGCCTGGTTCGCAACGAGGGTTTCGTGGTGGATACGCTGAGCCAGGTGATGTCCGGCGACGCCATGACGCCGCTTGCCCAGCAGTACGCGCGAATGCCCATCACCGAAAATTTCGCACTCATGACGTTGTACCCCACGTCCGCCGCGCTGTTTGCCGCCGAGGCCGAAGAGGCAGACGCCGAGGACCTTCCCCAACCACGGGGGCTGGTGTTCAGCGGCGAGCAGACCTGGTTGGAGACGAATATCCAGGGCCTGATCGAGGGATCGGCCGAATTCAACGAAGGCGAGGACATCAAGGGTCCGTTCTGGTTGGGTGCATTCTATAACGACCCGCCCCGGCCGACGACGAGGCAGCCTGCCGGTGGTATGGCCGAATCCACGATTGCCGACGACGCGCAACACAACGCCACGGCCGGGTCCGAGCTGCCAACGACCCGCGCGCTCTTCTTTGCCGATCAGGATTTCCTCACCGATGATTTCATCACCATCGGCGGCAACAAGGATTTGGTGCGCAACAGCCTGAACTGGCTGCTGGAGCGCGAGGGCCTGATAAGCGTGGACAAGCCCAGGCCTGTGGCCACCTTTCTGGTGATGACGCCGCTGCAACGGGCGCTCATAACGTACGTGCCGGTGCTCATCGTGCCGGGCGCGTGTCTCGTTCTGGCCATTGTTGTAGCGTTGCGGCGCCGGTCCGGTCGCGCTGCCAGGGGCGCAAAGGCGTAA
- a CDS encoding ABC transporter permease, with the protein MSKSLLLARKDLAILFRSPLAYLIMAFFLLVSGYFFMIGVGFYEMLSMEAMRSPEVADFTLMELVIGPQLQNTGVILLFFLPLLTMRGFSEEKRMGTFEMVMSYPVREWEVAAGKLVALLVFLLALIGVSFLSGAGLLFLFSEPELAPTFVGYLGLLLLALSFAALGLFLSSLTENQVVAAISTFVALLLLWVVSWLEDVVPAGAKPFVAELSMLAHFEPFTNGVLDASDLVYFATFIAGFFWLTVLSLENQRWRA; encoded by the coding sequence ATGAGCAAGAGCCTGCTACTCGCGCGCAAGGATCTGGCCATTCTGTTCCGCTCGCCCCTGGCCTATCTCATCATGGCGTTCTTTCTGCTGGTGAGCGGCTACTTTTTCATGATCGGCGTGGGGTTCTACGAAATGCTCTCCATGGAGGCCATGCGCTCGCCCGAGGTGGCGGATTTCACCCTCATGGAACTGGTCATCGGCCCGCAGTTGCAGAACACGGGCGTGATCCTGTTGTTCTTCCTGCCGCTGCTCACCATGCGCGGGTTCAGCGAAGAGAAGCGGATGGGGACGTTCGAGATGGTCATGAGCTACCCGGTTCGCGAGTGGGAAGTGGCGGCCGGCAAACTCGTCGCCCTGCTGGTGTTTCTGCTGGCGCTCATCGGCGTGTCGTTCCTGAGCGGGGCCGGCCTGCTGTTCCTGTTCTCAGAGCCGGAGCTGGCCCCCACGTTCGTGGGGTACCTCGGCCTTCTCTTGTTGGCTCTCAGCTTCGCCGCGCTCGGGTTGTTCCTCTCTTCGCTCACGGAGAACCAGGTTGTGGCGGCCATCTCCACGTTCGTGGCGCTGCTTCTGCTCTGGGTGGTCTCCTGGCTGGAGGACGTCGTACCTGCCGGAGCCAAGCCATTCGTGGCCGAACTGTCCATGCTCGCGCACTTCGAGCCGTTCACCAACGGCGTGCTCGACGCGTCGGACCTCGTGTACTTCGCTACGTTCATCGCCGGCTTCTTCTGGCTCACGGTGCTTTCCCTGGAAAACCAACGGTGGAGGGCGTAG